The Nostoc sp. PCC 7524 nucleotide sequence TCCCTATGCAGTCATTACGACAGTTCGCCAAGGAACTAAAAAAAGATGTTTATGCTGTATATTTAGCCAGTAAAGACCCCAGAGTTCCCTGGTATGCCAAACTGTTGGCAATCATCATTGTGGCTTATGCTTTTAGTCCTATAGATTTGATTCCCGATGTCATTCCTGTCATTGGCTACCTTGATGACTTGCTCATAGTACCCCTAGGAATTTGGTTACTCATCAAGTTAATACCCCCATCTGTATTGTCTGAGTGTAGAGAGAGGGCTGAGATAGAGCAATCTTCAAGTAAGCCAACTAACTGGGTGGCGGCTGGTGTTGTTGTGGCTATTTGGCTTTTGTTAGGAATTTTAGTTGTATTGTGGCTAGGAAAAATTTTTAAATAAAATTAATCACTCGATTTAGTAAATACCTCTAAAATCTGGCGGCAAACTTGTTTTAGCCGATCGCCAATTTCAGGGGAAGGAGCAGATTCGCCCACAAAGCCCCAATTTTCCACTGTAGAGAGTCGCCATACCTCACCGCGATGATCAAACCCTGCTACCTCTAAGCCAATTGCTCGTCGTGATTTCGTGATGGGATCTTGGTGAAAGCGGATTTGAATTAATACACTGCGACTGCGCCAAGATTTACTGACACCTGGAAAATGAAAACCAATATCTATAGAATCTGGATCAATTAATTCTCTGGTGTCTGGATCATTGTGCCAAGGTTTTAAATCTGACTTAGCATCAGGAAACTCAAATTTGAATAAATTAACCACCGTAGCAATTTTGCTGGCGAGTTCAAGGTTGGTTGCCTGTTCAGCTGCATTCACGAAAAAACACTCCTTGATTTGAACTGACGAAAGTGGGGAGTGGGGTTGGGGATTGGGGACTGGGGACTGGGGATTGGGTAAAAGTTGTTCTCCTCTGCTCCCCTGCTCCTTCTTTGCCCCTAATTAAGCAATTGTACTTAAAATTTTTCCAAAAACAGCTCACACTGAGCTTTTTGTGGAAAACACCATGTGCTATATCAAAATTTTTTTACAAAATCATTTGCAAGTAAGAACGATAAATTACCTCAGCGATCTAAAATTACACTGTGAATCGGCAAAAGGAAACCAACCCATTTCAGTGTATGGCGCGTCAACGCTCAATCATTTCATTACTGCTTGTACTTGTAGCAACTTTTCTAGTTAGTTGTGGTAGTCCTACTACCGCAGTTGCACCTCCAACTTACACAGCTGCTCAAATTGAGAAAATTCAGGTTCACTCTCCTGAAGTTAAAGCTGTGCGCGATCGCGCAGACGAACTGAAAACTCTTATTCAGAAAAAAGAATGGATCGATGTGGGTAATTTTATCCACGGCCCGATGGCAGAAGTTAGGTTGAGTATGACCTATATCACACCCAACCTGCTACCTAAAGAACAAACCGCAGCTAGGCAAATCACTAAAGATTTGCTCAACCACCTAGTTAAAATCGATCAGGCTGCTAGCACTGGTAATACTCAACTGGCCTTAAGTAACTATCAAGCTGCTTTTGCAGATGTTGATCAGTTCCTCCAATTGCTTCCTGAAACCCCCAGTGAGTCAGAAGCTAGCTAAGGACGATAGAGGAAAATAAGAGAGGATGAGGGGGATGAAGAAGATGAGGGGGATGAGGGGGATAAGGGGGAGCAAAATTGGAAATTGACTCCCCCATCTCCCCCCACTTCCCCTACTCCCCACTCCCCTATTTCCCCGTCCTGTAAGTAAAAATCATGAATGTAATCATTATCGGCTGTGGGGTGATTGGTGCAGCGATCGCCTATGAACTCAGCCAAGTCCCAGGCATTAACATTACAGTTTTCGATAAACAGCCACCAGCACAAGCTTCTACAGGTGCAGCCCTCGGTGTTCTGGTGGGGATAATTAGCCAGAAAGTCAAGGGTAAGGCTTGGCAAATGCGGCAAAATAGCATCCAACGCTATGAAACTTTGATTCCTGAATTAGAAGCTTTAACTGGTCTTACTATCCCTTTCAACCGTCAAGGTATACTTCATCTGTGTCTAGCAGAAGATAATTTAGCAGACTGGGAAAATTTAGCAGCAATTCGCCATTCCCAAGGTTGGCAATTGGAAGTTTGGGATACGGTAAAACTGAAAGATATTTGTCCTCAAGTTAATCATCCCCAAGTTACTGGCGCTGTCTACTCTCCTCAAGACCGCCAATTAGACCCTACCGCCTTAACTCTAGCTTTAGTTGCAGGCGCACAGAAAAAAGGTGTAACTTTCAAATTTGGTGTTAATGTCTTAGGAATTCCCACACCAGCAACTAGCCAATCTATTGCAGTTGAGACAACAGCCGGAAAATTTAGCGCCGATTGGCTGATTATCTCTGCTGGCTTGGGTTCTACAGAACTGACTGCACAACTCCATCAAAAGGTAGATATTCGTCCTGTATTGGGGCAAGCATTGCAAGTATCTTTAGGTCATTTTTTAGGAAATCCTGACTTTCAACCAGCTATCAATGGTAATGATGTGCATATAGTACCGATTGGTGGCGGAGATTACTGGATAGGCGCAACAGTGGAATTTCCTAGCAATGGCGATGAGATCCCACCCAATCACGAACTCTTAGAATCCGTCAAACAACAAGCTATTGCCTTTTGTCCAGAGTTAGCAACAGCCAAAATTATCCGCACTTGGTCAGGTTTGCGTCCCCGTCCAGAAGGTCGTCCTGCCCCTGTAATTGAGACATTACCAGGGTGTAATCATGTCCTGTTAGCTACAGGACACTATCGCAATGGGGTTTTACTGGCTCCCGCAACAGCTAGCGCAATTCGTGAGAAGATTCTGAGTGGGGAGTAGGGAGTAGGGAGTAGGGATTGGGGATTGGGGGAGATGGGGGAGATGAGGGGGAATTTTTGAGGAATGCTCAATGCCTAATGCCCTATTCTCCGTCGTTTGAATAAATTTTTAGGAAAGTAGCGTGTCAATAACAGAAAATAAAATAACCATAGATGGTTTTGAGTGGTTTTATCGGGAAGCTGCACCAATTGGTCAAAGTGATTTATTGCCTGTGGTTTTATTGCATGGGTTGGTATCACAAAGTTACAGTTGGCGGAATATTATGCCAGCTTTAGCTAGTCAGGGAACACGAGCGATCGCACCAGATTGGATTGGTTATGGCTTTTCTGGCAAGCCGGAAAAAAGAGAATTTGCTTACACTCCTGATGCTTTTATTAAAGCTTTAGACGGATTTATTAATGCTTTAGAACTGGACAAGTTCTCTTTAGTTGTACAAGGTTTTTTAGGTTCTGTAGGTTTACAATATGCCTTAAGAAACCCCGAAAAAATTGTCAACATAGCTATTTTAAATACACCAATTTCTACTACTGCCAAATTACCTTGGAAAATTCAACAAATGGGTTTACCATTGGCAGGTGAAATGATGACCCAAGACCCCCTATTAGTTGACCGGACTTTAGAAGGTGGTAGCCGTTATCGTATTGAAGACAAAGACTTAGATGTTTATCGTAAACCCTTTTTGAAAACTTCAGCCGTGGGGCGGGCGCTGTTAGCAACTATTCGCAATTTACAATTGCCATCAGCTATGTCAGAAATTGAATCTGGCTTTAAACAATGGCAAAAACCAATCCTCATTCAATGGGGTATTATTGACCCGTGGTTGCCTATAGATGTAGCAGAAAGTTTCGCTAAATCTGTACCCGATGCCGAAGTAATTAAATTAAATAACGTCGGTCATTATCCACAAGAACACTATCACAAAACAATTCTAGAAGACCTTCTCCCCTTTGTACGTTGTGCTGAGTGAGTGCTGACTGGGGAGTGCTGTTAGCAGAGCAGGGCGTGAGCAGCGTGCTGAGTAAAATATTCATCCCCAGTCCCCAGTCCCTACTCCCCACTCCCCTCTTTCTCCGGTACAGGATCATAACCACCGGGATGGAAGGGATGACAACGGAGGATGCGCCAAATAGCCATCCAGCCACCGCGAAATACGCCAAATCTTTCAATGGCTTGGATGGCATACATTGAACAAGTCGGCTGGAAACGGCAAGTTGGGGGGAATAATGGCGAGATCAATATTCTGTAGCCTTGAATTAACCAAATCAATAATTGCTTCATCGTCACCTAAATCCTATAAATTGGTAAACAGGGTAAATCTGTTCTATCTATTAACATCTTTTGTTGACTTCATTTCCTGATTTAATCTCCAATCCCCCTTTGTGGCTGCAAATTTCTATAGTTGCGGCTTGGGTGTCTTTGATTCTGGCGATCGCTGGATTGGTAAGTCGCTTTGCTACTAGCGATCCGGAAATTATCCGCAAAATTGTTCATATCGGTGCTGGTCATGTTATTTTCATCGCTTGGTGGTTAAATATTCCTGCCAGTGTAGGGATTGGAGCTTCCATTGTGGCGAGTGTAGTCACGCTATTGTCGTATATATTCCCTATTCTCCCAGGTATCAACAGCGTAGGCAGACAAAGTTTAGGCACATTTTTTTATGCTGCTAGTGTAGGTATTTTAGTGGCTTGTTTTTGGTACTTGCAACAACCCCAGTACGCTGCGATCGGTATGATGGTTATGGCTTGGGGTGATGGACTAGCAGCTTTGATTGGTCAACGCTTTGGTAAACACAAGTATAAAATTTGGGGAGCGCAAAAAAGTTGGGAAGGCTCTTTAACAATGGTTTTAGTTAGCTATTTGGTGTGTAGTTTAATTTTATTGGGTGTATTCGGCAATATTTGGCAAACTTGGATAGTAGCATTGGCAGTTGCTGTTGTTGCTACTGCTTTAGAAGCTTTTTCATTTTTAGGAATTGACAATTTGACTGTACCACTAGGCAGTGCAGGTTTAGCTTTTGCATTAATGCAAATTCTGCCAATGTACTTAAATAGATAATGAATGCTATTTTACTGCAAACAAATCAGCAAAATTCATATCTATTGCTAAATCAATTTGATAATAAATAAATGTTTTTTTGATAAAATTTACTAAGTAAAAATTTGACTATTGATATCGTGTTGATTGCAATAATAAACACGATATGAATTAATGACCATACTGATAGAGTTTAGATATATGTTGACTTTTCCTACACCTACTTTTTTCAATTCTTATTGGGAAAATAGCTTTCAGTTAGAGCATCATTTACAAACCTTTTTGAATGTAGAAGCTGACTTTTTAACATCTAAAATTCAAACAGGTTTAGCGGCTATGGCTGAATTAGGCCAAAATCAATTTAATTGGGAGACAGTTAACGATTTTTACAGTAATCAAGTTGGTCATAATTATTTATTCGATTTAGCAGCTTTCCATTTAAATAGTCAAGAATATATTCAAGATACCCTGCGTTTAATTGCAGATCAAGCTAGTGGTAAAGTCTTAGATTTTGGTGGTGGTATTGGTACTCATGCTATTGCGGCGGCTTTGTGTCCTCAAGTCACGCAGGTGATATATTGTGATATTAATCCCATCAATCGTGAATTTGTGCAGTATCGGACAAAAAAACTGGGCTTAGAAAACAAACTGATTTGTACTGCGGAATTTCCCACGACAGAATTGTTTGATACTATTTTATGCTTTGATGTTTTAGAACATCTACCAGAACCAAGTAACCAGTTAGTAAAGTTCTATCATGCACTTGCATCTGAAGGTAAACTTATCCTCAACTGGTACTTCTTCAAAGGATTCAATAATGAGTATCCTTTTCATCTGGATGATCCGACAGTATTAGATAGTTTCTTCCGCACAATTCAGCAATACTTTTTAGAAGTTTTTCATCCGTATTTGATTACAGCTCGTTGTTACCGCAAATTATTATAGTTTGAAGTAAGTGAGGTAGACCATGAGTAATAAGTAATGAGTAATGAGTAAAAAATTTACTTATTACTCACTACTTATTACTCATTACTTTTCAATTATTTGCTGTATCAGAATAATGACCACTAATGAGATTTTCTTTAGTGGTTTTTTAATAAAACAAATTTTTAGTAAATTAAATAACTAAACTTATTCCCTGTAGTAGATATGAAATAACCTAATTTCTTACCCCAGAGAGTAGAAGTATTATTTGGCTAAATTTAAATAAAAAGTGAGCAAGATACTTTCAGATTAAAAAAATAAATTTTTGGCAACAATGAGCTTTTTTAATTCTTCACAGCCACCTCTAAGGCTCAAACAAGCAACTGTAGATGAACATGAAATAAAAGGAATTTGGCACGTTAATTGGAAAATTGGCAAGATAAAACTTTATTCCACTTTTTACACTTGCATTGATCAAGCTTGTATATTTTGGAGTTTATTGCTGATTCCCATGTTTATTACTGCTCAGTTTCTCCCTATTAGTTGGAGTTTGCAAGCAACTTGGTGGTCATTACTCAGCTTGATTGGTATCGTAGCAATGGTAATTTGGACGCATTATTGGGTAAAAATGCACCACGTTAAATGGGTGCTGTATTCCTGGGTGATACTCATGCTATTTGGGGTGATATTAACTGATTTAAGTATTTTCTTAGGCTGGGGTAAAATCTTGTTGAATTTGTGTCCATTATGGTTGGGATTGAGTACAATCGGCTACTTGTGTACTGGTTTAGGGGTGCGATCGCGTGCTTTAATCTTTACAGGTCTGCTGCACTTACTCTTGATTTTTATTTTGCCTTATGTTGTGGCGTGGCAATTTCTCACCACTGGTGCTTTGATGGTTTTTTCCCTATTACTGCTAGCAGAATTCCAGTGGGATGGTTTATAGGTTTATAGTCAACTTCCCAAAACCCAGCCTAGCTTTACTTTTGGTAGCTCAGATAACTTTGCATCTACTATAAGTAGTAAACTTCTAAGTTGCATTTATGTCTCCAGGTTTATGAATTCATAGAGAACAGTGCGTATAGTTAAGTTCTTAGATGGTGTTTCATCTAAGTCATGTAAGTGAGGCTAATAATCATGTGTTTATCCATAAATCCTTGGTTCATACACCTACTAAGCATCTGCGATCGCTATTCCGAATAACTGAATGATTACAGAGTAAACTGTTGTGAAATTTCCCACATAGCACCGTAAACTTGGGAATTTGATGATATTACTTCAATCTAAATATTTCGGCTTGATTCTGTTTAAATAAGGGAACTGATAACCAGTTCTTCTGTAATGCTGAACTTGGTATCATCCTAGAAAATTCTCTAGGAAAAGTAACACAAGGTATTTTACACAAGACTATAGGGATCAGCAGCACAGCTACCTTTTGTTGGATAAGGTTAGGGTTATGCTATGGCTGCACCGTGTTCTTAAGTTTCATCTGTCTAAATTCAGGCAGATAACTAAGAGCCATACTCATCTATTTCATTTATTTGAAAACTACCATATAAGGCTTAGGGCTTTTAGTTGTGATGGCACTAAATAATTGTGCTAAAACAGCTAGATTCACAATTTTTTTGGTAAGTAAATGTTAAAAACTATGTCTGAACCTTTGATTAAAAAAGGGGAGAGGAGGTAATAGTAATTCGCTCAACGTAAGTGAGGGTTTTGAGGGAGTTTGAGCGTTCTCCTCTATTTTCTCTAGACGTTACTAACGCCAGATGACTAAGAAAAGTGATGACTTTACCAGCGCACTCTTTTCTTGTTCCCCGTCTCTAATTATATCAATCCATCAACATTATGTTCGCTAGTATTAGCAACATTTGTGGACATTTCGCATTGAGCTTCTAAAGTTGCTAGATGCGATCGCCCATCCACGCTTTGAATTCTGCCTTTTTATCCTGAAAATAGGTAGTTTCACGTTTTGTTGTGATGAATAGTGCCTGTTGATTTACCAGGCGATCTATTCACTGAGTCTACTTTCTGCACACATATATATAGAAGGTGCAACACTGTGAACACCTTACGCCAACACATCAATAATTTTTGGCAGCAATCAAATGAGCCAAATCCAGAGCAACTGCCGACATTAGAAGCCAACGAGTTTCTCCCCCATATTGGTAAATGGACAACTATTGGCGGCGGAGTCGTCTTAAGTCTGTTTGTAGCTGGGGTTGGTTTGGCAACTATCCTTAAATACAACATCACAGTCAAAGTACCTGCAACTATTCGTCCTGTGGGAGACTTGCGGGTTGTGCAGTCGCTCATTAGTGGCAAAATTCAAAAGATTGACATTGCAGAAAACCAAACGGTAGCACCAGGAGAAGCGATCGCTTATATTGATAATTCCCGCCTTCAGAACCAAAAAAGCCAATTACAAAACCTGATTCAGCAGATTCAGTTACAACAAAATAACATCAATGCTCAACTCAAAGAACTTGATGCTCAAATTGCTGCCCAAAACATTTTAAATTACCGCACCAATCTAGCTGTACAAGCTGAACTTAGTGGTACACAACGCAACTATCAAGACCAGCAAATCAAAGCTATGGCTGATATGACACAAGCCCAAACAGCCTTAACTTTAGCTAGGATACAACGCGATCGCCTCCAACGAGACAAGCTGCTCCAGCTAACCGTAAAAGAAACTGAAGCCGCCTTAAATTTAGCGAGAGTCCAACGTGATCGATTACAAAGGGAAAAACTATTAACAGCATCCGTAGAAGAAGCCGAAAATGCCTTGAAATTAGCCAGAGAACAGCGTGATCGCTTACAGAATGAAAACCTCTTAACCACAACTTTAGAAGAAGCCGAAGCCGCCTGGAATTTAGCTAAAGCCCAACAAGAACGCTTACAACGGGAAAGACTGTTAACAGCATCCGTAGAAGAAGCCGAAACCGCCTTGAAAGTTGCTAGAGAACAGCGCGATCGCTTGCAGAATGAAAACCTTTTAAGCGCCACAGTCGAAGAAGCAAAAGCCGCTTTAAATGTAGCGATCGCCCAACGTGACCGAATGTTACCCATAGTTGCATCAGGAGCGATCGCTCGCAATACCTTTGAAGAAAAAGAACAAGCTGTGATAGCAGCAGAGGCGAAACTCGCACAAGCCAAAGCCAACGCCAAAAACCTCTTAGAAGAAAAAGCACAAGCCGTCATTTCGGCGGAGGCGAGACTCGTACAAGCCAAAGCCAATGCCAAAAATCTGCGTGAAGAAAAAGGCCAAGCCGTTATCTCAGCCAAAGCCAAACTTGAGCAAGCCAAAGCCAACGCCAAAAACCTGTTAGAAGAAAAAGCACAAGCCATCAAATCAGCCGAGGCGAAACTGGCTCAAGCCAAAGCTAACGCTAACAATCTGCGCGAAGAAAAAGCACAAGCCGTTATCTCAGCCGAGGCGAAACTGGCTCAAGCTAGAGCCAACGCCCAAAACCTTCTGGAAGAAAAAGACCAAGCTTTGACAACCGCACAAACGAATTTAATCAAGGCCAGAACCGGTGTTAATCCTAGTGATGCTCCTGTAACGGTAGCATTAGAACGAATTCAGCAAGAACAGGCAAGAGGTATAGCTACTTTAGCCGCTTTGAACAAAGAAAGAGAAACCCTTCTACAACAACGCTTAGAATTTCAAAAACAACTGGATAGAAGCCGCAAAGAACTGCAACAAACAGAAAACGACATTAACCAGAGTGTAATTCGCGCTCCCATTGCCGGGACTGTATTGCAATTGAACTTGCGTAACCCAGGCCAGGTAGTGCAACCAAGTGAAGCGATCGCTCAAATTGCTCCCCTCAACGCCCCCTTACTGATTAAAGCTAATGTACCAGCCCAAGAGATTAACAAAATCAAACCCGGCCAACAAGTCCAGATGCGGGTTTCCGCCTGTCCCTATCCAGACTATGGCACTCTCAACGGCACAGTCAAAACAATTGCACCAGATGCCCTACCAATTGCCAACAATAGCCCAACACCAAGCGTGAGAGCATCCGCCTACGAAGTCACAATAGAACCACAAACTCCTTACGTTGGTAGAGGCTCAAGGCAATGCCAACTCAAATCAGGAATGGAAGGACAAGCAGACATTATTTCCCGTCAAGAAACAGTCATGCGATTCATTCTGAGAAAAGCCAGATTAATTGCAGATATGTAGGGCTTGGGGACTGGGGATTGGGGATTGGGGATTGGGAAGACTCTCCCTTATCCCCCTCATCCCCCACCCTACGGGAAGCAAGCTACATCCCCCTCTGCTCCCCCTACACCCTTACATCCCTACAACCTTAAAATAGGTACATCACTCATGTTTGGTCTATTCAAATCCCGCAAAAATTACAAGTGTGTTTTACAGTCAAGTGAAGAAGACTGTGGAGCAGCTTGTCTAGTGTCAATTTGCAGGCATTACGGACGCTTTTTAAGCCTCAATAAAAGCCGAGAAGCTGTAGGAACAGGACAACTAGGTACGACTTTATTAGGTCTCAAACGCGGTGCTGAACATCTGGGTTTTAATGGCAGAGCAGTAAAAGCTGCACCTGAGATCATAGACCGAATCAAAGAACTACCATTGCCTGCAATTATTCATTGGCGGGGCTATCACTGGGTAGTTCTCTACGATAAAAAAGGGCGAAACTATGTCATAGCTGATCCAGCCGTGGGCGTTCGCTATGTCAGCCGGGAAGAGCTAACAACAGCTTGGAATGGTGTGATGCTGCTAGTAGAGCCAGATCCCACGCGCTTTGCTCAACAACCCCAAGAAAAACCACAGCACGGGTTTGCTCGCTTTCTCAAGCGCATCATCCCTTATCGGGGACTACTCACCCAGGTATTCATGCTCAACATTGTTCTGGGTGTACTCGCTCTAGGTACTCCAATTCTGATTCAGCTGCTAACAGATGATGTTTTGATTCGCGGTGACACTCAGTTACTAACTGTTGTCGTCACAGCCGTTGTGATCATGAACTTGTTTAGTAGCAGTATGCAAGTCATGGAATCAACGATGATTGCTCACTTTAGTCAAAGGTTACAACTAGGTCTAGTCTTGGAGTTTGGGCGCAGAATACTGCAATTACCTTTGACTTACTACGAAGCTCGTCGCAGTGGAGAAATTACTAGCCGACTCAGAGATATTAACGAGATTAATCAGTTAGTTTCCCAGATTGTCATCCTATTACCTAGCCAATTTTTCATTGCTGTCATCTCGTTCTGCTTGATGCTGTTTTATAGTTGGCAGCTATCAATAGCAGTGATTTTCATCGGTGCGTTAATGAGTTTATCAACTCTGCCACTTTTACCGGTTTTGCAACAAAAAACGCGCAGTTTATTAGTTTTAGGGGCAGAAAATCAAGGTGTCTTGGTAGAAACTTTTAAAGGCGCACAGGTTTTAAAAACAACTAATGCCGCGCCACAATTTTGGGATGAATTACAAAGCCGTTTTGGACGGTTGGCTAATCTCACTTTTAGCACCATCCAAATAGGAATTATCAATAATACGATTGCGAGCCTTTTCTCTACCCTTGGGGGTGTAACTTTACTGGGACTAGGCAGCATTTTGGTAATACAAGGTCAGTTGAGTATTGGTCAAATGCTGGCTATTAATACTCTCCAAGTTAATGTTCTGGCGTTAATTAGTACGTTGGTGGGTTTAGTAGATGAATATTTTCGTTCTCAAACTGCTGTTTCTCGTCTATTAGAAGTGATTGATGCTACCCCAGAAGTAGATGAGAAACAGCAAAAGCCAGTAGCGCAAATAGCTGGTGATGCAGATATTCGTTTTTCCCATATCAACTTTCATCACCCTGGTAGAGTGGATTTATTGGAAGATTTTTCTCTCAAGCTACCTGGAGGACAGGTTGTTGCTTTAATTGGCAAGTCAGGTTGCGGTAAAAGTTCTTTAGCAAAACTCATTGCAGGTTTATATCAACCAAATTCTGGGAATATTCGGATTGGTTTT carries:
- a CDS encoding diacylglycerol/polyprenol kinase family protein, which produces MLTSFPDLISNPPLWLQISIVAAWVSLILAIAGLVSRFATSDPEIIRKIVHIGAGHVIFIAWWLNIPASVGIGASIVASVVTLLSYIFPILPGINSVGRQSLGTFFYAASVGILVACFWYLQQPQYAAIGMMVMAWGDGLAALIGQRFGKHKYKIWGAQKSWEGSLTMVLVSYLVCSLILLGVFGNIWQTWIVALAVAVVATALEAFSFLGIDNLTVPLGSAGLAFALMQILPMYLNR
- the psbQ gene encoding photosystem II protein PsbQ, which encodes MNRQKETNPFQCMARQRSIISLLLVLVATFLVSCGSPTTAVAPPTYTAAQIEKIQVHSPEVKAVRDRADELKTLIQKKEWIDVGNFIHGPMAEVRLSMTYITPNLLPKEQTAARQITKDLLNHLVKIDQAASTGNTQLALSNYQAAFADVDQFLQLLPETPSESEAS
- the yidD gene encoding membrane protein insertion efficiency factor YidD, which gives rise to MKQLLIWLIQGYRILISPLFPPTCRFQPTCSMYAIQAIERFGVFRGGWMAIWRILRCHPFHPGGYDPVPEKEGSGE
- a CDS encoding class I SAM-dependent methyltransferase, whose amino-acid sequence is MLTFPTPTFFNSYWENSFQLEHHLQTFLNVEADFLTSKIQTGLAAMAELGQNQFNWETVNDFYSNQVGHNYLFDLAAFHLNSQEYIQDTLRLIADQASGKVLDFGGGIGTHAIAAALCPQVTQVIYCDINPINREFVQYRTKKLGLENKLICTAEFPTTELFDTILCFDVLEHLPEPSNQLVKFYHALASEGKLILNWYFFKGFNNEYPFHLDDPTVLDSFFRTIQQYFLEVFHPYLITARCYRKLL
- a CDS encoding alpha/beta fold hydrolase; its protein translation is MSITENKITIDGFEWFYREAAPIGQSDLLPVVLLHGLVSQSYSWRNIMPALASQGTRAIAPDWIGYGFSGKPEKREFAYTPDAFIKALDGFINALELDKFSLVVQGFLGSVGLQYALRNPEKIVNIAILNTPISTTAKLPWKIQQMGLPLAGEMMTQDPLLVDRTLEGGSRYRIEDKDLDVYRKPFLKTSAVGRALLATIRNLQLPSAMSEIESGFKQWQKPILIQWGIIDPWLPIDVAESFAKSVPDAEVIKLNNVGHYPQEHYHKTILEDLLPFVRCAE
- a CDS encoding YkvA family protein, giving the protein MQSLRQFAKELKKDVYAVYLASKDPRVPWYAKLLAIIIVAYAFSPIDLIPDVIPVIGYLDDLLIVPLGIWLLIKLIPPSVLSECRERAEIEQSSSKPTNWVAAGVVVAIWLLLGILVVLWLGKIFK
- a CDS encoding HlyD family efflux transporter periplasmic adaptor subunit, whose amino-acid sequence is MNTLRQHINNFWQQSNEPNPEQLPTLEANEFLPHIGKWTTIGGGVVLSLFVAGVGLATILKYNITVKVPATIRPVGDLRVVQSLISGKIQKIDIAENQTVAPGEAIAYIDNSRLQNQKSQLQNLIQQIQLQQNNINAQLKELDAQIAAQNILNYRTNLAVQAELSGTQRNYQDQQIKAMADMTQAQTALTLARIQRDRLQRDKLLQLTVKETEAALNLARVQRDRLQREKLLTASVEEAENALKLAREQRDRLQNENLLTTTLEEAEAAWNLAKAQQERLQRERLLTASVEEAETALKVAREQRDRLQNENLLSATVEEAKAALNVAIAQRDRMLPIVASGAIARNTFEEKEQAVIAAEAKLAQAKANAKNLLEEKAQAVISAEARLVQAKANAKNLREEKGQAVISAKAKLEQAKANAKNLLEEKAQAIKSAEAKLAQAKANANNLREEKAQAVISAEAKLAQARANAQNLLEEKDQALTTAQTNLIKARTGVNPSDAPVTVALERIQQEQARGIATLAALNKERETLLQQRLEFQKQLDRSRKELQQTENDINQSVIRAPIAGTVLQLNLRNPGQVVQPSEAIAQIAPLNAPLLIKANVPAQEINKIKPGQQVQMRVSACPYPDYGTLNGTVKTIAPDALPIANNSPTPSVRASAYEVTIEPQTPYVGRGSRQCQLKSGMEGQADIISRQETVMRFILRKARLIADM
- a CDS encoding NAD(P)/FAD-dependent oxidoreductase, with translation MNVIIIGCGVIGAAIAYELSQVPGINITVFDKQPPAQASTGAALGVLVGIISQKVKGKAWQMRQNSIQRYETLIPELEALTGLTIPFNRQGILHLCLAEDNLADWENLAAIRHSQGWQLEVWDTVKLKDICPQVNHPQVTGAVYSPQDRQLDPTALTLALVAGAQKKGVTFKFGVNVLGIPTPATSQSIAVETTAGKFSADWLIISAGLGSTELTAQLHQKVDIRPVLGQALQVSLGHFLGNPDFQPAINGNDVHIVPIGGGDYWIGATVEFPSNGDEIPPNHELLESVKQQAIAFCPELATAKIIRTWSGLRPRPEGRPAPVIETLPGCNHVLLATGHYRNGVLLAPATASAIREKILSGE